The Caldilineales bacterium genome has a segment encoding these proteins:
- a CDS encoding M28 family peptidase: MDITALLEQVDPEAIYRHVLRLEGVRHPIETPDRLAAAAETIAAEMNACGLAVRRQEVRVAGWEGLFWNIEGRLGPEDEPAAVLINHYDTVWNTPGANDNAVSVAVALEAARVLAQLPSPPALAFVSATLEEGNPAIESQARALAIQYGLRDEGRRYRSHRLARLARQHTARFEAARLDGQAYGAAISTAAAELAAEMPDAMRDYYRDLARLYTAPDDAANIGLTSKIGSTAWLAEALSQGRPLRFCICLDEIGTVSKQPYSQHFPDAIRYDMLHTYRVDAEREIGDFVLLLTNAPAAGLAERFAAACRRDDIDLPHAWLHFDLPFAEIVRQVPRSLGSDHAAFWQAGIPGLFVFDTADFRNPFGHSMADTIDKVDFDQVARICRAVVATIADPTVSGGVLTAEGSSP; encoded by the coding sequence ATGGACATCACCGCCCTGCTCGAACAGGTCGATCCCGAAGCCATCTACCGCCACGTGCTACGACTTGAGGGTGTGCGCCATCCGATCGAGACGCCCGACCGCCTGGCCGCCGCCGCCGAGACCATCGCCGCCGAGATGAACGCCTGTGGCCTGGCCGTGCGCCGGCAGGAGGTGCGGGTGGCGGGCTGGGAGGGTCTGTTCTGGAACATCGAAGGCCGGCTTGGGCCTGAAGACGAGCCGGCCGCCGTGCTCATCAACCACTACGATACGGTGTGGAACACGCCCGGCGCCAACGACAACGCCGTCTCGGTGGCCGTGGCGCTGGAGGCGGCGCGGGTGCTGGCGCAGCTGCCTTCCCCGCCCGCCCTCGCCTTCGTCAGCGCCACGCTGGAGGAGGGCAACCCGGCCATCGAGAGCCAGGCGCGGGCGCTGGCCATCCAGTACGGGCTGCGCGATGAAGGCCGTCGCTATCGCAGCCACCGGCTCGCCCGCCTGGCCAGGCAGCACACCGCCCGCTTCGAGGCCGCCCGGCTGGACGGCCAAGCCTATGGCGCCGCCATCTCAACAGCCGCTGCCGAGCTGGCCGCTGAGATGCCCGACGCCATGCGGGACTACTACCGCGACCTCGCCCGCCTCTACACCGCCCCTGACGACGCCGCCAACATCGGCCTGACCAGCAAGATCGGCAGCACGGCCTGGCTGGCCGAGGCCCTGAGCCAGGGCCGGCCGCTCCGCTTCTGCATCTGCCTGGACGAGATCGGCACAGTCAGCAAACAGCCGTACTCACAGCACTTCCCCGATGCCATCCGTTACGACATGCTGCACACCTACCGGGTGGACGCCGAGCGGGAAATCGGCGATTTCGTCCTCCTGCTGACCAATGCCCCGGCGGCCGGCCTGGCCGAGCGCTTCGCCGCGGCCTGCCGTCGCGACGATATCGACCTGCCCCATGCCTGGCTGCATTTCGACCTGCCCTTCGCCGAGATCGTCCGTCAGGTCCCGCGCAGTCTAGGCTCGGACCATGCCGCCTTCTGGCAGGCGGGCATCCCCGGCCTGTTCGTCTTCGACACAGCCGATTTTCGCAATCCCTTCGGCCACAGCATGGCCGACACCATCGACAAGGTGGATTTCGACCAGGTCGCCCGCATCTGCCGGGCGGTCGTGGCCACCATCGCCGATCCCACCGTTTCAGGCGGCGTCCTCACCGCCGAGGGTTCTTCACCATGA